Proteins from a genomic interval of candidate division KSB1 bacterium:
- a CDS encoding choice-of-anchor D domain-containing protein — protein MTKLFSFLTLLLIFAAAPAPAQTHTGAAGLAPSAWPASRHDASMTARAQVVGPTNPQLKWRLNLSSGKLGSPVLGSDGTIYIPGNDNDTLYAVSPDGRLQWQFTGKKLSDELFVAPAIVGRDGVIYLGSTKNIFYAVNPDGSLRWSKALEGEVRLSATIGRDGTIYVAAKDCRLYAITPDGNIKWRVSLGRLPGNAPAIASDGTIYVVAGEFLKGYGPDGSRLLEVNCSAVGVLNGLIVDGFELIYVTALESPNVLAISNSGAEHWSYRFPDSFGPAQLPALGNDGNLYFASAKSGELFALNRNGSKRWSASPVAGKFLTELILDHANQIYIVDDNAGLISASEGGHLRWSMPEIQCQFSPALGADGTIYVASDKKLYAIGASAPKMVLEAQQLDWGEVCVGSVVTRGLKISNQGNADLQVNRLTASQSATSAGVFQIDSSGFMLPAGAQKIVPVKFTPADVVSYSETLTIHSNAGNASVALKGSGLGAKIFAQAGTARTSDSLHFGEVMMGKSATHLAKVFSGNACALRIDSVKIAGLPGQAANAAFSVETTGFPKILSAGDTATFTVRFAPAALSAYQARLLIYNNDRQRNPFVVVLQGIAVATRPDIEVTPQTLAFGKTCNEKQLHVVVTSTGEKNLQVDSLVFSNPAFFTDHPRTFTVAAGQRDTIRIRFKPVAGVISEGALVIFSNDANKKSVTVALRGQGDVPVLAVTPMVEFGAVEVQTCAGRVDSAAKTYVIGNDGGCDLRVDSLITSGAFSVASPSLPQIIPPQDSLNVVLKFTPTSVGVYSGTLRIVVNSSGERQFLTRLHGRGVAAPDIAVATDTLDFGAVPVGSTQNSPLTISNLGEIDLKVAQVAISSSRFTVAAQPFVLACNQDSAVTVAFSPDSTGLFTATLSITSNDSDEATVNVFLRGQGTKSVQAIITTNAPAYHFPALCIGSLDSLQAVVTNKGSGVLRVDSVRVVSHQQVFSTAVGRFEVEPQQSKTLTIFFKPQQRAEYTAALQFFSNASNSRLLEVKLHGSGSAAEISGQSRMAFAPTDVDSARRDFYLLNNLGDCPLTVIGVKIEGAHANDFKVIEVGPPVIVPQGSSRLALEFKPSRASARQALLVITSSDPVKPRFEVTLNGVGNGLPGKLSGPNRIDFGKACLDESIARECIITNTGQSDLTVTQIMTVRGELFKISGAIQLPKQVLPQDSVVIPLSFTPRQAGAASDTLLVQADLAANALFRVALQGAGRDDTTKIDVSHQAVAFNSRLDETKTEQLTITNAGCAKIEIRQIELARKLRVFSIYPELSLPVTLERDQSLNVTVSFKGDDFRSFADSLYIYCVDWRQNLERLGVNLLGKVMDGAPCLQVATAKLDFGEVAVGQAKRLDLQVTNCSADSRIIVRALQPAGGDFKILPDTLTIFPQNPQFFAVNFAPQRHGERVDTLKLVYSALSDPGRTKTQKIVLAGTATGNRAFARPNAFTPNGDGKNDEAKIHFTGYDPATLLLRVYDLRGLEVRLLRPQRRGELEIGWDGRDDRGALLMPGAYLWLLEDNGKKVGSGQLVLIR, from the coding sequence ATGACCAAACTTTTTTCGTTTCTCACCCTGCTGCTCATTTTCGCCGCCGCGCCCGCACCTGCGCAAACCCATACGGGCGCAGCCGGTCTTGCCCCCAGTGCATGGCCGGCCTCTCGTCACGATGCTTCCATGACTGCTCGCGCGCAGGTCGTTGGCCCAACGAATCCGCAGTTGAAATGGAGGCTGAATTTGAGCAGCGGCAAACTCGGCTCACCAGTGCTCGGCAGCGACGGGACCATCTACATTCCCGGTAATGACAATGACACGCTTTATGCAGTTTCACCGGATGGGCGCCTGCAATGGCAGTTTACCGGCAAAAAATTATCCGACGAGTTGTTTGTCGCGCCGGCGATCGTCGGGCGCGATGGCGTCATTTATTTGGGCTCCACGAAAAATATTTTTTATGCCGTCAATCCCGACGGCTCGCTGCGGTGGAGCAAGGCGCTGGAAGGCGAAGTTCGGCTTTCGGCGACTATCGGCCGCGACGGCACGATCTACGTCGCGGCGAAGGATTGCCGTTTGTATGCGATTACGCCGGATGGAAATATCAAATGGCGCGTCAGTCTTGGGCGCTTGCCCGGTAATGCGCCGGCGATTGCCTCGGACGGCACGATTTACGTCGTCGCCGGTGAATTTCTTAAAGGTTACGGCCCGGATGGCTCGCGCCTGCTCGAGGTGAATTGCTCGGCGGTCGGTGTGCTGAACGGCTTGATCGTCGACGGCTTTGAATTGATTTATGTCACCGCTCTCGAAAGCCCCAATGTTCTCGCCATCAGCAACTCCGGCGCCGAACATTGGAGCTATCGTTTTCCGGACAGTTTCGGCCCGGCGCAACTGCCGGCGCTCGGCAACGACGGCAATCTTTATTTTGCCAGCGCCAAATCTGGTGAGTTGTTCGCGTTGAATCGCAACGGCAGCAAGCGCTGGTCGGCTTCGCCCGTTGCCGGCAAATTTCTCACCGAGTTGATTCTCGATCACGCCAATCAAATTTACATCGTCGATGACAACGCGGGGCTGATTTCCGCCTCGGAGGGCGGGCATTTGCGCTGGTCGATGCCGGAGATTCAGTGCCAGTTCTCGCCGGCCCTGGGCGCCGATGGCACCATCTACGTGGCCAGCGACAAGAAGCTTTATGCCATCGGCGCCAGCGCGCCCAAAATGGTGCTCGAGGCCCAACAACTCGATTGGGGCGAAGTTTGCGTTGGCAGCGTCGTGACGCGGGGATTGAAAATTTCCAATCAAGGCAACGCTGATTTGCAAGTGAATCGTCTCACGGCCTCGCAGTCGGCGACGTCCGCCGGAGTTTTCCAAATTGATTCCAGCGGCTTTATGTTGCCGGCCGGTGCCCAAAAAATTGTGCCGGTCAAATTCACGCCCGCTGATGTCGTTTCGTATAGCGAAACGCTGACGATTCATAGCAACGCCGGCAATGCCAGCGTGGCGCTCAAGGGCAGCGGTCTGGGCGCCAAGATTTTCGCCCAGGCGGGTACCGCCCGCACAAGCGACTCACTGCATTTCGGCGAGGTGATGATGGGCAAATCCGCCACACACTTGGCGAAAGTTTTCAGCGGCAATGCGTGCGCGCTGCGCATTGATTCCGTGAAAATTGCCGGCCTGCCCGGCCAGGCCGCCAACGCCGCTTTCTCGGTCGAAACGACGGGCTTTCCGAAAATTTTGTCGGCGGGAGATACTGCCACTTTCACCGTGCGCTTTGCGCCAGCGGCTTTGAGCGCGTATCAAGCACGTTTGCTGATTTATAATAATGACCGGCAGCGCAATCCCTTCGTCGTGGTTTTGCAGGGAATCGCCGTAGCGACTCGCCCCGACATCGAAGTCACGCCGCAGACGCTGGCGTTCGGCAAAACTTGCAATGAGAAACAATTGCACGTTGTCGTCACCAGTACCGGCGAAAAAAACCTGCAAGTCGACTCGCTGGTTTTTTCCAATCCCGCCTTTTTCACCGATCACCCCCGGACTTTTACCGTCGCCGCCGGCCAACGCGATACCATTCGCATTCGTTTCAAACCCGTCGCCGGCGTGATATCCGAGGGCGCGCTCGTCATTTTCAGCAATGACGCCAATAAAAAATCCGTGACGGTTGCGTTGCGCGGTCAGGGTGATGTTCCCGTTCTTGCTGTTACGCCCATGGTGGAGTTCGGCGCCGTCGAAGTTCAAACCTGCGCCGGTCGCGTCGATTCGGCCGCAAAAACCTATGTCATCGGCAACGACGGCGGCTGTGATCTCCGCGTCGATTCGCTGATTACCTCCGGCGCGTTTTCAGTAGCATCGCCGAGCCTGCCGCAGATTATTCCGCCGCAGGACAGCTTGAATGTCGTATTGAAATTCACGCCAACCTCGGTCGGCGTATACAGCGGCACGCTGCGAATCGTGGTGAATTCGTCTGGTGAGCGTCAATTTCTGACCAGATTGCATGGCCGCGGCGTGGCCGCGCCGGATATCGCCGTGGCAACAGACACGCTCGATTTCGGCGCGGTGCCGGTCGGCAGCACGCAAAACTCGCCGCTCACCATCAGTAATCTCGGTGAGATTGATTTGAAGGTGGCGCAGGTGGCGATTTCCTCATCGCGTTTTACGGTTGCTGCCCAACCGTTTGTTTTGGCCTGCAACCAAGACAGCGCAGTGACAGTGGCGTTCTCCCCGGATTCCACCGGCCTTTTTACCGCGACTTTGTCGATCACCAGCAACGATTCCGACGAAGCGACGGTGAATGTTTTCTTGCGCGGCCAGGGCACAAAATCGGTGCAGGCGATCATCACGACGAATGCCCCGGCGTATCATTTTCCGGCGCTTTGCATCGGTAGCCTTGACAGCCTGCAGGCGGTGGTGACGAACAAAGGCAGCGGTGTGCTCCGCGTCGACTCAGTGCGCGTGGTTTCTCACCAACAAGTTTTTTCAACCGCTGTCGGCCGCTTTGAGGTCGAACCGCAGCAGAGCAAAACACTGACGATATTTTTCAAGCCACAGCAGCGGGCCGAATACACCGCAGCGCTGCAGTTTTTCAGCAACGCCAGTAACAGCCGCCTGCTGGAAGTGAAATTGCACGGCAGCGGCAGCGCGGCGGAAATCAGCGGCCAAAGCCGCATGGCTTTTGCGCCGACCGACGTCGACAGCGCGCGCCGCGATTTTTATCTCTTGAACAACCTCGGCGATTGCCCGCTGACCGTCATCGGCGTCAAGATCGAAGGCGCTCACGCGAATGATTTTAAAGTGATCGAAGTCGGCCCGCCAGTCATCGTCCCGCAAGGCTCCTCGCGCCTGGCCTTGGAATTTAAGCCCAGTCGCGCCAGCGCCCGCCAGGCTTTGCTGGTCATCACCAGTTCCGATCCGGTCAAGCCGCGTTTTGAAGTGACGCTGAACGGCGTTGGCAATGGCCTTCCCGGCAAATTATCCGGCCCCAATCGCATCGATTTTGGCAAGGCCTGCCTGGATGAAAGCATCGCCCGCGAATGCATCATCACCAACACCGGCCAGTCGGATTTGACCGTGACGCAGATCATGACGGTGCGCGGCGAGCTTTTTAAAATTTCCGGCGCCATCCAATTGCCCAAGCAAGTTCTTCCGCAGGATTCGGTGGTGATTCCGCTGTCGTTTACGCCGAGACAGGCTGGCGCCGCAAGCGATACTTTGTTGGTGCAAGCCGACCTCGCCGCCAATGCGCTGTTTCGCGTGGCGCTGCAAGGGGCTGGCCGCGACGACACGACGAAGATCGACGTCTCTCATCAAGCGGTCGCGTTCAACAGCCGTCTCGACGAAACCAAAACCGAACAGTTGACGATCACGAACGCCGGCTGCGCCAAAATCGAAATCAGGCAAATCGAGCTGGCGCGCAAGTTGCGCGTTTTTTCGATTTACCCCGAACTGTCGCTGCCGGTGACGTTGGAAAGAGACCAGAGCTTGAACGTGACGGTTTCGTTCAAAGGCGATGATTTCAGAAGCTTCGCCGATTCCTTATACATTTATTGCGTTGATTGGCGGCAAAATCTCGAGCGCCTGGGGGTGAACTTGTTGGGAAAGGTGATGGACGGCGCGCCGTGTCTGCAAGTGGCGACGGCGAAATTGGATTTCGGCGAAGTCGCGGTCGGTCAGGCCAAGCGTCTCGATTTGCAAGTGACCAATTGCAGCGCCGACAGCCGCATCATTGTTCGCGCCTTGCAGCCGGCAGGTGGTGATTTTAAAATTTTGCCGGATACTTTGACGATCTTCCCGCAGAATCCGCAGTTTTTTGCGGTGAATTTTGCGCCGCAGCGCCACGGCGAGCGGGTTGATACGCTCAAGCTGGTTTATTCCGCCTTGAGTGATCCCGGCCGGACGAAAACGCAAAAAATCGTTTTGGCCGGCACGGCCACGGGCAATCGCGCCTTTGCCAGGCCGAATGCCTTCACGCCGAACGGCGATGGCAAAAACGATGAAGCCAAAATTCACTTCACCGGCTACGATCCGGCAACGCTGCTGCTGCGGGTGTACGACCTGCGCGGCCTGGAAGTGCGTTTGCTGCGGCCACAAAGACGCGGCGAGCTGGAAATCGGCTGGGACGGCCGCGACGATCGCGGCGCTCTGCTAATGCCCGGCGCGTATTTATGGCTGTTGGAAGATAATGGCAAAAAAGTCGGGAGCGGTCAACTGGTGTTGATTCGGTGA
- the waaF gene encoding lipopolysaccharide heptosyltransferase II: MKIKDRDNIHRILLSRLRFLGDVILTTPLIRRLKEVFPHAQVCYLTQDTFAPLLLHNPHLDEVIAFPSQGSIAAQWRIYSQLRRRHFDLAIDLFGNPRTALMTWLTGAPIRVGGDFRGRGKLYNVRVPAPADEPNAIDFHWRSLEALGIAKSEPRTEIFITEQEKQAARKFLSEYHLDFSRAVVGLHPGATWPNKRWPEKYFAELARRLIDHDVQVLISQGPGEEKIALDVMRQIAPPKSPASRNAVILLPVLSLRQLASVQQQMRAFVSNDCGVMHLAVAAGALTIGLFGPSQPRIWFPYHQAGGHLALWHEIECRPCHKNFCPLGHLDCQNKLLPERVAAAVLERLRD; this comes from the coding sequence TTGAAAATTAAAGATAGGGATAATATTCATCGCATTTTGTTGAGTCGGTTGCGCTTCCTGGGCGATGTGATTCTCACCACGCCGCTCATTCGGCGGCTCAAGGAAGTTTTTCCGCACGCGCAAGTGTGTTATTTGACGCAAGACACCTTCGCGCCGCTGCTGCTGCACAATCCGCATCTCGACGAGGTGATTGCATTCCCCTCACAAGGCAGCATTGCCGCGCAATGGCGAATTTATTCTCAATTGCGCCGGCGGCATTTTGATTTGGCCATTGATCTGTTCGGCAATCCCCGCACGGCCTTGATGACCTGGCTCACCGGCGCGCCAATTCGCGTCGGCGGAGATTTCCGCGGGCGCGGAAAATTGTACAATGTTCGCGTACCGGCGCCGGCTGATGAACCGAACGCGATTGATTTTCACTGGCGCAGCCTTGAAGCGCTCGGCATCGCCAAAAGCGAGCCTCGCACCGAGATTTTTATTACCGAGCAAGAAAAACAGGCGGCGCGGAAATTTTTAAGTGAGTATCATCTCGACTTTTCCCGGGCCGTCGTCGGCTTGCATCCCGGCGCGACCTGGCCGAATAAACGCTGGCCGGAAAAATATTTTGCCGAATTGGCCCGCCGGCTCATCGATCACGATGTTCAGGTCTTGATCAGCCAAGGCCCCGGCGAGGAGAAAATCGCTCTGGACGTCATGCGGCAAATTGCGCCGCCGAAATCTCCGGCTTCTCGCAATGCCGTTATTTTGCTTCCGGTGCTGTCGCTGCGTCAATTGGCGAGCGTCCAGCAACAGATGCGCGCCTTTGTCTCGAACGATTGTGGCGTCATGCATCTCGCCGTGGCCGCTGGCGCGCTGACGATTGGCTTGTTTGGCCCCAGTCAGCCGCGGATTTGGTTTCCTTATCATCAAGCCGGCGGCCATCTCGCGCTGTGGCATGAAATCGAATGCCGCCCCTGCCACAAAAACTTTTGCCCGCTCGGCCACCTCGATTGCCAAAACAAATTGCTGCCGGAGCGTGTAGCAGCGGCGGTGTTGGAAAGATTACGGGATTAA